A genome region from Schlesneria paludicola DSM 18645 includes the following:
- the ygiD gene encoding 4,5-DOPA-extradiol-dioxygenase encodes MLTLNKFKAIADEIHEQDQEMPVLFVGHGSPMNALEDNEFTRTWMTLGKSLPKPKAILCISAHWETKGSFVTAMEKPKTIHDFGGFPKALFDFQYNAAGSQWLAAQTQSTVHSAAIGLDNAWGLDHGCWSILSRLYPAADIPVVQLSLDQTKPAQYHYDLARELSGLRKKGVLIVGSGNVIHNFRYLNMNATKQNPMSLDWAIEANREFKALVIDRNHRELINYTKHNRAFQLAAPTPEHYLPMLYAIALAGKDEKVTFFNDAIVASSISMTSLKIG; translated from the coding sequence ATGCTGACTCTGAACAAATTCAAGGCGATCGCGGACGAGATTCACGAGCAGGATCAGGAAATGCCAGTCTTGTTCGTGGGGCACGGGTCGCCCATGAACGCGCTGGAGGACAACGAGTTCACTCGAACCTGGATGACGCTCGGAAAATCGCTTCCCAAGCCCAAGGCGATCCTGTGTATCTCGGCGCACTGGGAGACGAAGGGGTCGTTCGTCACGGCGATGGAGAAGCCCAAAACGATTCACGACTTTGGTGGGTTTCCGAAAGCGTTGTTTGATTTTCAGTACAACGCCGCTGGTAGCCAATGGCTGGCAGCTCAAACCCAATCGACAGTTCACTCCGCAGCCATCGGTTTGGACAATGCGTGGGGATTGGATCATGGCTGTTGGAGCATCCTGTCACGTCTTTACCCTGCTGCGGACATTCCCGTCGTTCAACTGAGTCTGGATCAGACGAAACCGGCGCAATATCACTACGATTTGGCGCGTGAGCTTTCGGGGCTCAGGAAGAAGGGCGTCTTGATCGTCGGAAGCGGGAACGTCATCCACAATTTTCGATATCTGAACATGAACGCCACGAAGCAGAACCCGATGTCGCTCGACTGGGCGATCGAAGCCAATCGCGAGTTCAAGGCACTGGTGATCGATAGGAATCACCGCGAGCTGATCAACTACACAAAGCACAACCGCGCGTTTCAGCTTGCCGCTCCCACGCCAGAACACTATCTGCCGATGCTCTACGCAATTGCCCTGGCGGGCAAGGACGAGAAGGTGACCTTTTTCAACGACGCCATCGTCGCGAGCTCGATTTCCATGACGTCACTTAAGATCGGATAA
- a CDS encoding carbon storage regulator translates to MLILSRKVGQTIVIPGITTELQILSIVGSQVRIGISAPATVSVRRQGCDKALVEDRRPLR, encoded by the coding sequence ATGTTGATTCTGAGTCGTAAGGTCGGGCAGACGATCGTGATTCCTGGGATCACAACGGAACTGCAAATTCTCTCGATCGTTGGTTCACAGGTTCGCATTGGGATCTCTGCTCCGGCCACTGTGTCTGTACGAAGGCAAGGCTGTGACAAGGCACTTGTCGAGGACCGGCGACCTTTGCGGTGA